One window of the Cryptomeria japonica chromosome 7, Sugi_1.0, whole genome shotgun sequence genome contains the following:
- the LOC131857221 gene encoding uncharacterized protein LOC131857221 isoform X1, which translates to MVQHAEMGQVFQIVGNSEKLTNWEPSKVENMTSTPGDAWAISVKLTKGAAYEYKPIVVDSDSGNTLCSANGNRPLTIPEDYSKSDYVETVFWSISCGYGCHENNVCSDQGRVRLQGEDVIVTFVLVQSVMSGRKFKIVGNAPEMGSWDLSKVENMTQTSVDVWASAVTLTKGKAYKYKPYVVDSVSGSTECFAHEERSLTIPEDYSKSNYVETVFYGLECGYACHGTPACSLHGDRIRQVM; encoded by the exons ATGGTTCAACATGCCGAAATGGGGCAAGTGTTTCAGATCGTTGGAAACAGTGAGAAGCTGACGAATTGGGAGCCTTCTAAAGTGGAGAACATGACATCGACTCCTGGCGATGCCTGGGCCATCTCTGTG AAATTGACGAAGGGAGCAGCATACGAGTACAAGCCAATAGTAGTCGACTCTGATAGTGGTAACACCTTGTGCTCGGCGAACGGGAACCGCCCCTTGACTATTCCGGAAGATTATTCCAAGTCTGATTATGTGGAAACAGTGTTTTGGAGCATCTCTTGCGGTTACGGCTGCCATGAAAACAATGTTTGCTCCGACCAAGGGAGG GTGCGTTTGCAGGGAGAAGATGTGATCGTAACGTTTGTGTTGGTTCAAAGCGTGATGTCTGGGCGAAAATTTAAGATCGTTGGAAACGCTCCTGAGATGGGAAGTTGGGACCTTTCTAAAGTGGAGAACATGACACAGACTTCTGTAGATGTCTGGGCCAGCGCTGTG ACATTGACGAAGGGAAAAGCATACAAGTACAAGCCATACGTAGTGGACTCTGTGAGCGGTTCCACCGAGTGCTTCGCTCACGAGGAACGCTCCTTAACTATTCCGGAGGATTATTCCAAGTCTAATTATGTGGAAACAGTGTTTTATGGCTTGGAATGCGGTTACGCGTGCCATGGCACCCCTGCTTGCTCCCTCCATGGTGACCGTATTCGCCAGGTTATGTGA
- the LOC131857221 gene encoding uncharacterized protein LOC131857221 isoform X2, with the protein MVQHAEMGQVFQIVGNSEKLTNWEPSKVENMTSTPGDAWAISVKLTKGAAYEYKPIVVDSDSGNTLCSANGNRPLTIPEDYSKSDYVETVFWSISCGYGCHENNVCSDQGRGEDVIVTFVLVQSVMSGRKFKIVGNAPEMGSWDLSKVENMTQTSVDVWASAVTLTKGKAYKYKPYVVDSVSGSTECFAHEERSLTIPEDYSKSNYVETVFYGLECGYACHGTPACSLHGDRIRQVM; encoded by the exons ATGGTTCAACATGCCGAAATGGGGCAAGTGTTTCAGATCGTTGGAAACAGTGAGAAGCTGACGAATTGGGAGCCTTCTAAAGTGGAGAACATGACATCGACTCCTGGCGATGCCTGGGCCATCTCTGTG AAATTGACGAAGGGAGCAGCATACGAGTACAAGCCAATAGTAGTCGACTCTGATAGTGGTAACACCTTGTGCTCGGCGAACGGGAACCGCCCCTTGACTATTCCGGAAGATTATTCCAAGTCTGATTATGTGGAAACAGTGTTTTGGAGCATCTCTTGCGGTTACGGCTGCCATGAAAACAATGTTTGCTCCGACCAAGGGAGG GGAGAAGATGTGATCGTAACGTTTGTGTTGGTTCAAAGCGTGATGTCTGGGCGAAAATTTAAGATCGTTGGAAACGCTCCTGAGATGGGAAGTTGGGACCTTTCTAAAGTGGAGAACATGACACAGACTTCTGTAGATGTCTGGGCCAGCGCTGTG ACATTGACGAAGGGAAAAGCATACAAGTACAAGCCATACGTAGTGGACTCTGTGAGCGGTTCCACCGAGTGCTTCGCTCACGAGGAACGCTCCTTAACTATTCCGGAGGATTATTCCAAGTCTAATTATGTGGAAACAGTGTTTTATGGCTTGGAATGCGGTTACGCGTGCCATGGCACCCCTGCTTGCTCCCTCCATGGTGACCGTATTCGCCAGGTTATGTGA